Proteins co-encoded in one uncultured Methanomethylovorans sp. genomic window:
- a CDS encoding alpha/beta fold hydrolase has protein sequence MTISVQAAVPKEEWKKNYSTNFNYGFSAAITSDGGSIIVGTVDSNSTNGYHDVFMIKTDSNGNEEWKKIFGGSAEELVYSVSNTSDGGFIIAGSYYGSSGMNGAWLVKFDSNGNQEWNHIYGGHKAYSVSQTSDGGYVFGGHIWGGYSQRSPWMLKTDTNGIEQFNKTYSSGLYTYSGDSGYIYSVMQTSDGGYILAGDTESDATGGTWLIKTDGNGNMKWSRQFGTSGLDYLSSVIQTSDGGYVVIQNGIDYYNSFHLIKTDNYGIQEWDRTFSGEKCRAHSVSQTLDGGYIIAGEIIYDYSNFDACLIKTNSSGYEQWSKISNEIGKESGFFATQTSDGGYIFAGGRHLEYWDDETFLIKYDSDSDLNFTSYPSKIRISDNVEFNASQYVSSTDSITWDFGDGETNSSNSPIVYHSYSEPGSYTAKLTVTDSTGKGVTKSQFVNITIPVVLVHGFMSSSETWVDMSSALQENDFEVWNFDYGDSSTQNPQDIVPKLSDYIDEKRNDLSYNGQKYNGSIDIVCHSMGAIVSRLYMENYQGGIHGKEVRQWIGIAPAHGGSAGADCYMSEEQFSVTYPKIYKLTKWLSPGFYAKWYRLYLKIGPAVNELKTDSDSVKILSTGSLSQNTKYRVLVGWNPTHSKAFGNGTLSATLAKRTSGSGSLYYWTYSGDMIVATAQSYDARIKNFEAFPIDGKLGSSPAEEFDHVHITKSPTVIQYVIGCLKDINKSSSNTLPSDDEIQSLTFFQKRIVGILHDKQQVNLPVPKLISTSSNAVSNLNVVSNSLTNAQDTSSSQENVVLDVILEWDDGDVSVNLISPSGTVYSADSHASNVGYFKDENSLNYIVPDPESGNWTAELIPEEYPGHDIHYNLTYSLESIGSDGSNYYPVANFTTNVTTGFAPLTVQFTDLSTNAISWKWDFGDGTSSTEQDPVHIYTKEGSYTVSLNSSNSIGYSTKQTTIAVKSNSVSTSTASYSPTYDNRLRSGSPTSVLSTTTYLDIGRSSATVRDLLLFDLSSYKTTDTISKATLSLYWYYPAGATRTSETVVEVYRPVEWDPKYVTWNSRASGTLWTTAGGNWYDKNAVSQGTTPYASTTFTASTVPDNKYYEFDVTQLVQEYVSGKYANTGFFLKAKTESGNYIAFYSSEASNTAVRPKLTITSVSGSTSVDNPPVANAGADKTATVGTSVTFDGSASTDDKGIASYSWDFDLSNGITAEATTMIASKTYTTVGTYTATLTVTDTAGQKSTDTVQIVVNSATSPVSTVSYSPTYDNRLRSASPTSVLSTTTYLDIGRSSATIRDLLLFDLSSYKTTDTISKATLSLYWYYPAGTTRTSDTVVEVYRPVEWDPKYVTWNSRVSGTLWTTAGGNWYDKNSIAQGTTPYASVTFAGTKLPDNKYYEFDVTQLVQEYVSGKYKNTGFFLKAKTESGNYIAFYSADASNTAVRPKLTITS, from the coding sequence TTGACTATATCCGTACAAGCAGCTGTTCCTAAGGAAGAATGGAAAAAAAATTATAGTACAAATTTTAATTATGGATTTTCAGCTGCTATTACTTCAGACGGAGGATCTATTATAGTAGGAACAGTAGATAGTAATAGTACTAATGGATATCATGATGTATTCATGATCAAAACCGATAGCAATGGCAATGAAGAATGGAAGAAGATATTTGGTGGTTCGGCAGAGGAGTTAGTGTATTCAGTTTCTAATACATCGGACGGAGGATTCATAATTGCAGGAAGTTATTATGGATCCAGTGGTATGAATGGTGCTTGGTTAGTTAAATTTGATTCTAATGGCAACCAAGAGTGGAATCATATATATGGGGGCCATAAAGCATATTCAGTATCTCAGACATCAGATGGAGGATATGTGTTTGGGGGGCATATATGGGGTGGATATAGTCAACGAAGTCCATGGATGTTAAAAACTGATACTAATGGTATTGAACAATTTAACAAGACATATAGTAGTGGACTTTATACATATTCCGGAGACAGTGGATATATATACTCAGTTATGCAAACATCAGATGGAGGATACATACTCGCTGGAGATACAGAAAGTGATGCTACTGGAGGTACGTGGTTGATTAAAACTGATGGTAATGGTAATATGAAATGGAGTAGGCAATTTGGTACATCAGGTTTAGACTATTTATCTTCAGTTATTCAGACGTCAGATGGAGGATATGTAGTCATACAAAACGGTATAGATTATTATAATAGTTTTCATCTTATCAAAACTGATAATTATGGCATCCAAGAGTGGGATAGAACTTTTAGTGGGGAAAAATGTCGTGCACATTCAGTTTCTCAGACTTTAGATGGGGGATATATAATTGCTGGAGAAATTATTTATGACTACAGTAATTTTGATGCATGTTTAATCAAAACAAATAGTAGTGGATATGAGCAGTGGAGTAAGATTTCTAATGAGATTGGAAAAGAGAGTGGTTTTTTCGCGACCCAGACTTCAGATGGTGGATATATATTTGCAGGAGGTCGCCATCTTGAGTATTGGGATGATGAAACATTTCTAATTAAATATGATAGTGATTCTGATTTAAACTTTACCAGCTATCCATCTAAAATTCGTATATCTGACAACGTCGAATTCAACGCATCCCAATATGTTAGTTCTACAGACAGTATTACTTGGGACTTTGGCGATGGTGAAACAAATTCATCAAATAGTCCAATTGTCTATCATAGTTATTCTGAACCTGGATCATATACTGCAAAATTAACTGTTACAGACTCTACAGGTAAAGGAGTAACGAAATCTCAATTTGTCAATATCACAATTCCTGTAGTTCTCGTGCATGGATTCATGAGTTCATCAGAGACTTGGGTGGATATGTCTAGTGCATTGCAGGAAAATGATTTTGAGGTATGGAATTTCGATTATGGAGATTCGAGTACTCAAAATCCACAGGATATTGTTCCCAAGCTTTCTGACTATATTGACGAAAAACGCAATGATCTATCGTATAATGGACAGAAATATAATGGAAGTATAGACATTGTGTGCCATTCCATGGGAGCAATAGTATCTCGACTATACATGGAGAATTATCAAGGAGGTATCCATGGAAAAGAAGTTAGACAATGGATCGGTATTGCTCCGGCTCATGGAGGTTCAGCTGGCGCAGATTGTTACATGTCAGAAGAACAATTTTCAGTTACATATCCCAAGATTTATAAGTTAACAAAATGGTTATCACCTGGTTTTTATGCTAAATGGTATAGATTATATCTGAAAATTGGTCCAGCTGTAAATGAACTCAAAACCGATAGTGACTCGGTCAAAATACTTTCGACAGGATCCTTATCTCAAAATACCAAATATCGGGTTCTTGTCGGATGGAATCCTACGCATTCCAAGGCTTTTGGAAATGGCACTCTTTCAGCTACGCTTGCAAAAAGGACATCTGGATCTGGTTCTCTGTATTATTGGACTTATTCTGGTGATATGATCGTAGCAACAGCGCAAAGTTATGATGCGAGAATAAAGAATTTTGAAGCGTTTCCAATTGATGGAAAGCTTGGTAGTTCACCGGCAGAAGAGTTTGACCACGTACATATAACTAAATCCCCAACAGTCATACAATATGTTATTGGATGTTTAAAAGATATCAATAAATCCTCTTCAAACACATTGCCTTCGGATGATGAAATTCAATCTTTAACTTTCTTTCAAAAGAGAATTGTAGGTATTCTACATGATAAACAGCAGGTTAATCTTCCTGTCCCTAAACTGATTTCTACAAGTTCAAATGCAGTATCAAACCTGAATGTAGTGTCAAATAGTCTGACAAACGCACAAGACACTTCAAGCTCTCAGGAAAATGTAGTACTGGATGTTATTCTTGAATGGGATGACGGAGATGTTTCTGTAAATTTAATATCTCCCAGTGGAACTGTATATTCAGCAGATTCTCATGCAAGTAATGTCGGGTACTTCAAGGACGAAAACTCGCTTAATTACATTGTTCCTGATCCAGAAAGTGGCAATTGGACTGCAGAGTTGATTCCTGAGGAATACCCAGGACATGATATCCACTATAATCTTACTTACTCTCTTGAAAGTATCGGCAGTGATGGATCAAACTATTATCCAGTGGCCAATTTCACTACCAATGTAACTACTGGCTTTGCACCACTTACAGTGCAGTTTACTGATCTGTCAACTAATGCAATTTCATGGAAATGGGACTTTGGAGATGGAACATCTTCAACTGAACAGGATCCTGTGCACATTTATACCAAAGAAGGGAGCTATACTGTAAGCCTGAATTCAAGCAATTCAATTGGATACAGTACAAAGCAAACAACAATTGCAGTAAAGAGCAATTCCGTTAGTACAAGTACAGCTTCATATTCACCGACATATGATAACAGACTTCGTTCAGGATCTCCGACAAGTGTGCTTTCTACAACTACTTATCTTGATATAGGACGGAGCTCAGCTACAGTAAGAGATTTGCTATTATTCGATCTGAGCAGTTACAAAACTACAGATACGATATCAAAAGCAACTCTGTCTCTCTATTGGTATTATCCTGCAGGAGCAACACGTACTTCTGAGACTGTAGTCGAGGTTTATAGACCTGTTGAGTGGGATCCAAAGTATGTGACCTGGAACTCAAGGGCATCAGGTACCCTTTGGACTACTGCAGGTGGAAACTGGTACGATAAGAATGCAGTATCTCAAGGTACTACTCCATATGCTTCTACGACATTCACTGCCAGTACTGTGCCTGATAACAAGTACTATGAATTTGATGTCACTCAGCTTGTACAGGAGTATGTAAGTGGAAAATATGCTAATACTGGTTTCTTCCTGAAAGCAAAGACTGAAAGTGGAAACTATATTGCATTCTATAGTTCTGAGGCATCGAATACAGCTGTAAGACCAAAGCTAACCATAACTTCAGTTTCAGGTTCAACTTCAGTAGATAATCCACCGGTTGCAAATGCAGGAGCTGATAAAACGGCTACTGTTGGAACATCTGTGACCTTTGATGGAAGTGCTTCAACTGATGATAAGGGCATAGCTTCTTATTCCTGGGACTTTGATTTATCCAATGGAATTACAGCTGAAGCAACTACAATGATAGCTTCCAAGACATATACAACAGTAGGTACTTACACTGCAACCTTGACTGTCACAGATACAGCAGGTCAAAAGTCTACAGATACAGTACAGATAGTTGTCAATAGTGCTACAAGTCCAGTTAGTACTGTCTCATATTCACCTACATATGATAACAGGTTGCGTTCCGCTTCTCCTACAAGTGTTCTTTCTACAACTACTTATCTGGATATCGGAAGAAGTTCAGCGACAATAAGAGATTTGCTATTATTTGATCTGAGTAGTTACAAGACCACAGATACGATCTCAAAAGCAACTTTGTCTTTGTATTGGTACTATCCTGCAGGAACTACACGCACTTCTGATACCGTTGTTGAAGTATACAGGCCTGTTGAATGGGATCCAAAGTATGTTACATGGAATTCAAGGGTATCAGGTACTCTTTGGACTACTGCAGGAGGTAATTGGTATGATAAGAACAGTATTGCCCAAGGTACTACTCCATATGCATCGGTGACATTTGCAGGTACTAAATTACCTGATAACAAGTACTATGAATTTGATGTCACTCAACTTGTACAGGAGTATGTAAGTGGCAAGTACAAGAATACTGGTTTCTTCCTGAAAGCAAAGACAGAAAGTGGAAATTACAT